AATCCAATTCTATCTATAAGTTTAAATATTCTTTCACCTGGTAGTCCATTTTTTCTATAATAATTTATAATAGTATCACATACTTTTTTAGCTTCATCTATGGAATAGATTTTTGGTAACTCTCTTCCTATACTATATTTTCGTCCAAATCTTCCACCTACAAAGATAGAAACTCCTGATGTTTTTTCTGTAAAAGAATTAAACTTGCAGACTTTAGTACATTCTCCACAACTAACACAATTATCTTTAAAGTAATTAATTTTACCATCTACTATCTTTATAGCACCTTCTTTGCAAACTTTCATACACATACCACAATTTACACAAGTATCACTATTAAATTCTGGAACAATTCTACCCATAAATCCAAGGTCATTTAAGGAAGCTTTTGCACAGTTATTAGGACATCCAACTACACCTATTTTAAATTTTGAAGGCATATCCATAGGAAAATACTTTTCATGTAAATCTCTACATAGAGATTGAGTATCTATAATTCCATGAGTACAAACTGTTCCCTTACAAGCCATTAGAGGGCGGACCTTTTTTCCAGTTCCACCATAAGATAGATTAAAATTGTCTAGTTCTTTTTTTACATTATCTATATCTTCATATTTTATCCAAGGTATTTCGCAGGAAAGTCTAGTGGTAAATCCCACATATGAATTTCCATATTCTTCAGAAATATGAGATATTTGAGAAAGCTCTTTTGAAGAAAAGTTTCCAGCAGAACTTAGTATCCTTACTGAAAAAAAATCTCCATCTTTCTGTTTTAAGAATCCTTCACCTTTTAATTTTTGAATTTCAGATTTTAATATCATAATGTATTCCCCCAATAAATTTCATTAAATAAGCTATGTTAATTATAGCTTATAAAATAAAAGATTTAAAATTATTTAAATTTATTGTTGACATAAACATATGGTTATGCATATAATATTACTAAATATATAATTCCTATCGAATAACTTGGATATGTTAAAAGCTAAGATAAGGAATAGTAGCTTAATGAGAACTTGCAGAGAGAAGTCTTCTAGGCTGGAAGAGGCTTTAAGTAATGATTTAAGTGAATGCACCTTTGAGCTCTAGGTCGAAAAAATAGTAGACTGTTGCGGGAAGGCCCGTTAAAGCCTTGAGGTATATTAGTACCAAAATTTTAAGAGATATTATATTTAATTTTTAAATATAATAATCAGAGTGGAACCGCGGGATTATCCTGCCTCTGTAATAGGGGTAGGATTTTATTTTTATAAAAAGGGAGGAATATTTATGAATACTATGAATTATTTTGATTCTATTGCGGCAAATTGGAATACTATAAGAGAGGGATATTTTAAGGATGAACTAAAGTATAAGGCTTTTAAAGAGGTTGATATAAATGGGAAAATTGTAGCAGATCTAGGATGTGGTAGTGGTTTTATTTCCTTAGGATTGTTAGATGAGGCAAAAATAGTTTTTTCTATAGATAATTCTAAAAACATGTTAAGAATTTTAAAAGAAGAAGCTAAAAACAAAGGCTATAATAACCTTTATCCTATAAAAGGAGATTTAGAAGATATTCCACTATTTGATGAATCAGTAGATATTATATTTATAAATATGGCACTTCATCACGTAATTAATCCTAGTAAATCAATCGGAGAAATGTATAGGATTTTAAAGCCCGGTGGAACATTAATAATAACAGACGTAATGGAGCATGATGCTCATTGGGCTAAGGAGGAAATGTTTGATAAATGGTTGGGATTTAAGGAGGTGGATATTTTAAAATGGATGGAAGATGAAAAATTTAAGTATAAAAAATATAAAGATATAGGACTTAAATGTACAGGGTATTCATCAAAAGGTGAATTTGTAGAAACAGGTATATTCTTAGGCAAAGCTATAAAATAAAATTTTGGAGGTATGTAATTATGAAATTTAATTCATTATTAATTCATGGTGGTATTGACGGAGACGAAAGAACAGGAGCTGTAAATGTTCCAATATATCAAACTTCAACCTATAAACAGGCTCATTTTGGAGTAAATACAGGATATGAATATTCTAGAACTGGTAACCCAACAAGGGAAGCACTTGAAAAGCTTATAGCAGATTTAGAAAATGGTTACAGGGGATTTGCTTTTGGATCAGGGCTTGCAGGAATTACAGCAGTACTTTCTCTTTTTAAAAGTGGAGATAAAATTTTAATCCCAGATAATCTATATGGAGGGACTTTTAGAGTACTTGATAAAATTTTTAATAATTTTGGAATTGTCTATAAGATAACTGATATGAGTAGCAGAGCATCAGTAGAAAAGAATATAGAAGACAGTGTTAAAGCTATATTTATAGAAACACCTACAAATCCATTAATGGATGTTACAGATATAAAGGATATAACAGACCTTGCAAAAGAGAAGGGGATAATGTCTATAGTAGATAACACCTTTATGACTCCATACATTCAAAGACCTATAGAACTTGGTGCAGATATCGTTCTACACAGTGCAACAAAATATCTAGGTGGTCATAGTGATTTGGTTGCAGGACTTGTAGTGGTAAGTTCAAAAGAGTTAGGTGATAAAATGCACTTTATTCAAAATTCTACAGGTGGAGTTTTAGGACCATTTGATTCTTTCTTACTAATTAGAGGTATAAAGACTTTAGGGGTACGAATGGACAGGCACATTTATAATGCAATATATATAGCAGAGTTTTTAGAAAATAGAGAAGAAGTTGAAAAAGTATACTATCCAGGACTTCCTTCCCATGAAGGATATGAAATAAATAAAAAACAGGCTAAAGCTTCAGGTGGTATTTTATCTTTTACTTTAAAGAGTAATATAGATTATAAAAAATTCTTAGAAAGTTTAGATATTATAACTTTTGGAGAAAGTTTAGGTGGTGTTGAATCCCTAATTTGCCATCCAGCGTCTATGACTCATGGCGCAATTCCTAAAGAGATAAGAGATACAGCTGGAATTTCTGAAAATCTAGTAAGGCTTTCCATAGGTATTGAAGATATAGATGATTTGATAAAAGATATAGAAAAAGCTTTTCATATGGCAAGGAGGGATATGAATGAAATATTATAATGATATTAAGGAGTTAATTGGGAATACACCACTTATTAAGCTGAATAATTTTAATATTACAAAAGAAGTTAATGTATTTTCAAAGTTAGAGTATTATAACCCTGCTGGTAGCATTAAAGATAGAATTGGACTTTATATGATAGAGGAAGGTGAGAGAGCTGGTGTTTTAAGAAAGGGAATGACCATAATAGAGGCAACTGCAGGAAATACAGGTCTAGGACTAGCAATAGGAGCTTTAAATAAAGGATATAAGACAATTTTTGTAGTACCGGATAAGTTTTCTGATGAAAAGATAGCATTAATGAAAGCACTAGGTGGGGAAGTCATAATAACTCCAAAAGAGAAGGGGATGAAAGGTGCAATAGAGTATGCAAATACTTTGCTTCAATCTATAGAAAATTCAACCTCACTACATCAGTTTGAAAATGCTCACAACCCAGAGGCTCATTATTATGGTACTGGTAGAGAAATATACGAGGATTTGGATGGGGTAATAGATTATTTTGTAGCAGGAGCAGGTAGTGGGGGAACTTTTACTGGAGTTATGAAATATTTAAAAGAAAAAAATCCAAAAATCAAAGGAGTTTTAGTAGATCCAGAAGGCTCCACCATGGGGGGCGGTGAAGAAGGGCCTTATAATATTGAGGGTATTGGAAACAATTTCATACCTGCAGTTATGGATATGAGCCTAGTTTCAGAAGTTATAAAAGTAAATGATGAGGAAGCCTTTGGAGCTAGTAGGGAATTATCTAAAAAGGAAGGTATAATAGTAGGAACTTCCTCTGGAGCGGCTATGGCAGGAGTGTTAAAGTTAATCAAAAAAATAGATAGAGGAAATATAGTAACACTATTTCCGGATAGAGGCGATAGGTATTTTTCAAAAGGATTATTTTGGTAATAAGTTAATATAAATAAATATACTATATATAAATATTTTAGGAGGTATTTACTATGGTTAAAGTTGAAAGTTTTACAATTGATCACACAAAATTAAAGGCACCGTTTGTTAGGAAGTGTGGTGTTCAGAATGGAAAATTAGGAGATGAAATTTCAAAGTTTGACTTAAGATTTATGATGCCCAATAGAGAAGTTATGGATACAGGCGCTATTCATACAATAGAGCATTTAATGGCAGGATTTATGAGAGAGAAGATGGAAGGTATAATAGATATTTCTCCTATGGGATGCCGAACAGGATTTTATATGATAGCTTGGGGAGATAGAGAACCAAAGGAAGTAATAAAAGCTTTAGAGTACTCATTTAAAAGGATTATAGATACAGAAGAAGTACCTGCTGCTAACGAAGTTCAATGTGGTAATTATAAAGATCACTCACTGAAAAAGGCAAAAGAGTATGCGCAAAAGGTTTTAAATGAAGGTATCAGTGATAAAATATATGGATAAAATTAAGTTTAATAAAAAGAAGTTATTACGTTATAGATGTTAGTTTAAGAATAAAATAAGCATTAAATTATAATAAAAACAGGAGCAGTTAATAAATATGTTATAATCTATTTATATGGTGTTAAAGAATATAAATTATAATATAGTTATTATAATCATATTAAAAAGTAAAAAATATTAACTAATAGGTGATTTAACATGGATATTATTGAAATATTAAACGAAATAAATAATCAAAGTAAAGAAAAAAGTCATAAAATTGCTCCTGTTGAAATTTTAAAAATACTTACTAATGGAAGATCTGGTGCACGAGTTTTCATGGTAGAGTATGGTCCAGATAATAAAGTTGGAATACTAAAACTAACTAGTAGTAGTTCTGAATGTGAATCATTTCAAAAAGCTTATGAAGTAGCTATGCAAAATAATATGCATAAATATATAGCAAAGTTAGTACAGGACTATGAAGTGAATATTGAAAATCAACCTACAGTTTATGCTAATTTATATGATCTTGCTGGAGATGATATATATAACTCAGAGACATTTTTAGAAAAAATTATAAATGAGGATGAACTTAAGGATCAAATAATGTCCAAGCTTACTAAATTTATTTTTACTTGGAATAAGGAACATGAAAAGCAATACTTGTCTCCTAAAGAAATAGTTCAAGGTGAGTTAGCACATAGGTTTATGGATAAAAAATATATAAAATCCTTTGAAGAAATAGGTATAAGAAAAGATGTAAAATGGATTTCCTTAGATGGAACTGACAACATACTTCCTAACCCATATTATTTCTTTAACGATTTAGATTCATTGAGAGATATTAAGGTAGCTTGTTTAACATCATGGGTACATGGAGATTTCCAAGGTAATAATATAATTATTACAGAAAATAAACCTATTATTATAGATTTTTGCGACATATTAGAAAATTGTAATGTTTTTCATGATATAAGATATTTAGAATCCATAACCTTATCAGACTATTTAGATTTTGATACTGAATTCCATAGAGATCTTTGGACTAAGGTATGCAAATGTGTAAGTGAGGGTGTTCTTTATGTAGATATACCAAAAGGAAAGGGTATGTCTCTTTTAAGACAACTTATACCAAAGCTTAGAGAAAATCTAAAGCTTGTGGTGTCTGATAGTAGAAATGTTTTATACAATCCATCTTTCTATCTTGCAGGGGTTTCCTGCGGACTTATAAATATGAGAAAGATTAAGGATCCTGTTAGAAAAAAAGCAGCCCTAATATATGCTGCATATAATTTAAAGATGTTTTTAAATGACGTTTCGGTAAATATGTATAATCCTGATTTAAGTTCCTGTATGACTTTAAGTTGGAAAAATCCTAGTGAAAATAATTACATGATCAAATTAGATGTAGTATAAGTAAAATAATAGTAATATATAAACTAAGTTAATTAAGTATATAAAAAAGCACTATGAAGAGTATAAAATATTATTCTTCATAGTGCTTTTTAGATTGTAATTACAGTATTTTAGCTAGAATTTTTTGATTTTAAATATATTATTCAGTAAAATAAAGTTTAGATAAATCTTCAAACATATATATTGGAACTAATTTAGCTTCTTTAACTCCACCTAATTTTTTATCAGTTGCAACTTTTGATATAGAGTAATCAAGAGTGTAAACTGGAGCGTCTTCAGCTA
The nucleotide sequence above comes from Hathewaya histolytica. Encoded proteins:
- a CDS encoding class I SAM-dependent methyltransferase, whose translation is MNTMNYFDSIAANWNTIREGYFKDELKYKAFKEVDINGKIVADLGCGSGFISLGLLDEAKIVFSIDNSKNMLRILKEEAKNKGYNNLYPIKGDLEDIPLFDESVDIIFINMALHHVINPSKSIGEMYRILKPGGTLIITDVMEHDAHWAKEEMFDKWLGFKEVDILKWMEDEKFKYKKYKDIGLKCTGYSSKGEFVETGIFLGKAIK
- a CDS encoding trans-sulfuration enzyme family protein, giving the protein MKFNSLLIHGGIDGDERTGAVNVPIYQTSTYKQAHFGVNTGYEYSRTGNPTREALEKLIADLENGYRGFAFGSGLAGITAVLSLFKSGDKILIPDNLYGGTFRVLDKIFNNFGIVYKITDMSSRASVEKNIEDSVKAIFIETPTNPLMDVTDIKDITDLAKEKGIMSIVDNTFMTPYIQRPIELGADIVLHSATKYLGGHSDLVAGLVVVSSKELGDKMHFIQNSTGGVLGPFDSFLLIRGIKTLGVRMDRHIYNAIYIAEFLENREEVEKVYYPGLPSHEGYEINKKQAKASGGILSFTLKSNIDYKKFLESLDIITFGESLGGVESLICHPASMTHGAIPKEIRDTAGISENLVRLSIGIEDIDDLIKDIEKAFHMARRDMNEIL
- a CDS encoding PLP-dependent cysteine synthase family protein, encoding MKYYNDIKELIGNTPLIKLNNFNITKEVNVFSKLEYYNPAGSIKDRIGLYMIEEGERAGVLRKGMTIIEATAGNTGLGLAIGALNKGYKTIFVVPDKFSDEKIALMKALGGEVIITPKEKGMKGAIEYANTLLQSIENSTSLHQFENAHNPEAHYYGTGREIYEDLDGVIDYFVAGAGSGGTFTGVMKYLKEKNPKIKGVLVDPEGSTMGGGEEGPYNIEGIGNNFIPAVMDMSLVSEVIKVNDEEAFGASRELSKKEGIIVGTSSGAAMAGVLKLIKKIDRGNIVTLFPDRGDRYFSKGLFW
- a CDS encoding S-ribosylhomocysteine lyase, whose amino-acid sequence is MVKVESFTIDHTKLKAPFVRKCGVQNGKLGDEISKFDLRFMMPNREVMDTGAIHTIEHLMAGFMREKMEGIIDISPMGCRTGFYMIAWGDREPKEVIKALEYSFKRIIDTEEVPAANEVQCGNYKDHSLKKAKEYAQKVLNEGISDKIYG
- a CDS encoding 4Fe-4S dicluster domain-containing protein; amino-acid sequence: MILKSEIQKLKGEGFLKQKDGDFFSVRILSSAGNFSSKELSQISHISEEYGNSYVGFTTRLSCEIPWIKYEDIDNVKKELDNFNLSYGGTGKKVRPLMACKGTVCTHGIIDTQSLCRDLHEKYFPMDMPSKFKIGVVGCPNNCAKASLNDLGFMGRIVPEFNSDTCVNCGMCMKVCKEGAIKIVDGKINYFKDNCVSCGECTKVCKFNSFTEKTSGVSIFVGGRFGRKYSIGRELPKIYSIDEAKKVCDTIINYYRKNGLPGERIFKLIDRIGFDKFIQDIECN